In bacterium, a genomic segment contains:
- a CDS encoding malic enzyme-like NAD(P)-binding protein, whose amino-acid sequence MQIEKGIDKLVKTVRVMILDKPGFFGKVATAIGAAGGNIGDIKLVGYGLEYNTRDVTIFVDSDAQLQEVLEELGKVEGVIISDIIDPVLEMHRGGKISVKSRIAIDSISTIRKVYTPGVAKVCKLIQRKPELAYDYTIIPNSVAIVTNGTAILGLGDIGAVAGMPVMEGKAALFDALVGINGIPILIQSKDTEEIIRTVASIAPTFGAIKLEDIKAPECFEIEDRLSGMLDIPVMHDDQHGTAVVVLAALLNASKYVGMQVKNDTVGMVGLGAAGMGISKLLMAYGVRKMMGADINPGAREIFAKEGGKPVTLPEIMASADIVICTTGVPGLIKKEMIRKGQVILALSNPKPEISPEDARAAGASFAADGRGVNNALAFPGVFRGALNARARKINNRMKIAAAKVISASASAGELVPSILDREMHAKVAEAVERAAFETGVARPRTEEIEET is encoded by the coding sequence ATGCAGATCGAAAAGGGGATCGACAAGCTCGTAAAGACCGTCCGCGTGATGATCCTGGACAAGCCGGGGTTCTTCGGCAAGGTCGCGACCGCCATCGGCGCCGCGGGGGGGAACATCGGCGACATCAAGCTCGTCGGATACGGCCTCGAGTACAACACCCGCGACGTCACGATCTTCGTCGACAGCGACGCGCAGCTCCAGGAGGTCCTCGAGGAGCTCGGCAAGGTCGAGGGCGTAATCATCTCCGACATCATCGATCCGGTGCTCGAGATGCACCGGGGCGGGAAGATCTCCGTCAAGTCCCGCATCGCCATCGACTCCATCTCCACGATCCGGAAGGTCTACACCCCGGGCGTCGCCAAGGTCTGCAAGCTGATCCAGCGGAAGCCGGAGCTGGCGTACGACTATACGATCATCCCCAATTCGGTCGCGATCGTCACCAACGGCACCGCCATCCTCGGCCTCGGGGACATCGGTGCCGTGGCCGGCATGCCTGTGATGGAGGGGAAGGCCGCCCTCTTCGACGCGCTCGTGGGGATCAACGGCATCCCCATCCTCATACAGTCGAAGGACACCGAGGAGATCATCCGCACGGTCGCCTCCATCGCCCCCACGTTCGGAGCGATCAAGCTCGAGGACATCAAGGCCCCGGAGTGCTTCGAGATCGAGGACCGGTTGAGCGGGATGCTCGACATCCCGGTGATGCACGACGACCAGCACGGCACGGCCGTCGTCGTCCTGGCCGCGCTGCTGAATGCCAGCAAATACGTCGGGATGCAGGTGAAGAACGACACGGTCGGGATGGTGGGGCTGGGAGCCGCCGGGATGGGGATCTCGAAGCTGCTGATGGCGTACGGCGTCCGGAAGATGATGGGGGCCGACATCAATCCCGGCGCGCGGGAGATCTTCGCGAAGGAGGGCGGCAAGCCCGTCACGCTTCCGGAGATCATGGCGTCGGCCGACATCGTCATCTGCACGACCGGCGTGCCGGGGCTCATAAAGAAGGAGATGATCCGCAAGGGGCAGGTGATCCTCGCGCTGTCGAACCCGAAGCCCGAGATCTCCCCCGAGGATGCCAGGGCGGCGGGTGCCTCGTTCGCGGCGGACGGCCGGGGAGTCAACAACGCGCTGGCCTTCCCCGGGGTGTTCCGGGGCGCGCTCAACGCGCGGGCCCGCAAGATCAACAACCGGATGAAGATCGCCGCGGCCAAGGTCATCAGTGCGAGCGCGTCCGCCGGGGAGCTCGTCCCCTCGATCCTCGACCGCGAGATGCACGCGAAGGTCGCGGAGGCGGTGGAGCGCGCCGCGTTCGAGACCGGCGTCGCCCGCCCCCGCACGGAAGAGATCGAAGAGACCTGA
- a CDS encoding inositol-3-phosphate synthase: protein MGKIRVAVAGIGNCASALLQGIEFYRDSPAGIDGEFVPGLMNRDIGGYLPGDVEVVAAFDIDRRKVGRPVTEAIFSPPNCTKRFVERMPAGGPVVRMGPVMDGVAPHMADYPDDRTFLPSSEPPCDVEGVLRDSGAEILVNYLPVGSEAATRFYAEACLRAGVSLVNCIPVFIASDPAWADRFRKAGIPLVGDDIKSQLGATIVHRALARLFSDRGIRLRRTYQLNTGGNTDFLNMLNRSRLESKRISKTEAVTSALSHAVSPDDVHIGPSDYVPWQKDNKLCFLRIEGEGFGGLPIEVELRLSVTDSPNSAGVGIDAIRFCRLGREMGLSGPLLAPSAYFMKHPPEQHTDDDARRELEEIIADFEAWRRTREGLPRTPCTSPT, encoded by the coding sequence ATGGGTAAGATCCGGGTCGCGGTGGCCGGCATCGGGAACTGCGCCAGCGCGTTGCTCCAGGGGATCGAATTCTATCGGGATTCGCCCGCCGGCATCGACGGCGAGTTCGTCCCCGGGTTGATGAACCGCGACATCGGCGGCTACCTCCCGGGCGACGTCGAGGTCGTGGCGGCATTCGACATCGACCGCAGGAAGGTCGGCCGGCCGGTCACGGAGGCGATCTTCTCGCCCCCCAACTGCACGAAGCGGTTCGTCGAGCGGATGCCCGCCGGCGGACCCGTCGTCCGCATGGGACCGGTCATGGACGGCGTCGCCCCCCACATGGCCGATTATCCCGACGACCGGACGTTCCTTCCCTCCTCCGAGCCGCCGTGCGACGTGGAAGGAGTCCTGCGGGATTCCGGCGCGGAGATCCTGGTCAATTACCTGCCCGTCGGCTCGGAGGCGGCAACCCGATTCTATGCCGAGGCTTGCCTCCGGGCGGGGGTAAGCCTCGTCAACTGCATCCCGGTGTTCATCGCCTCCGATCCCGCATGGGCGGACCGTTTCCGGAAGGCGGGGATCCCGCTGGTGGGAGACGACATCAAGTCCCAGCTGGGGGCGACCATCGTCCACCGGGCGCTGGCCCGGCTCTTCTCGGACCGCGGGATCCGCCTTCGGCGCACGTACCAGCTGAACACCGGCGGGAACACGGACTTCCTGAACATGCTGAACCGGAGCCGCCTCGAGTCGAAACGGATCTCCAAGACCGAGGCCGTGACGAGCGCCCTGTCCCACGCCGTTTCCCCCGACGACGTCCACATCGGTCCGTCCGACTACGTCCCCTGGCAAAAGGACAACAAGCTCTGCTTCCTGCGGATCGAGGGGGAAGGGTTCGGGGGACTGCCGATCGAGGTGGAGCTGCGCCTCTCCGTCACCGACTCGCCGAACAGCGCGGGGGTCGGAATCGACGCGATCCGGTTCTGCCGCCTCGGGAGGGAGATGGGGCTGTCGGGCCCCCTGCTCGCCCCGTCGGCCTATTTCATGAAGCACCCGCCGGAGCAGCACACCGACGACGACGCGCGCCGCGAGCTCGAGGAGATCATCGCCGACTTCGAGGCGTGGAGACGGACGAGAGAAGGGCTTCCCAGGACGCCGTGCACTTCTCCCACGTGA
- a CDS encoding MJ0042-type zinc finger domain-containing protein: MIVDCDACSAQNFVSAERLAVREVPPRCWECGRPLPIDAGDAGTGRESSRETARIHPESNGGTDGENQDGGAKHG, encoded by the coding sequence ATGATCGTCGATTGCGATGCCTGTTCCGCGCAGAATTTCGTCTCCGCCGAGCGCCTGGCCGTCCGGGAGGTCCCGCCCCGATGCTGGGAGTGCGGCCGTCCGCTCCCCATCGACGCCGGAGACGCCGGAACGGGCCGTGAATCCTCCCGCGAAACCGCCAGGATCCACCCGGAATCCAACGGGGGCACGGATGGGGAAAACCAGGATGGGGGCGCGAAGCATGGGTAA
- a CDS encoding glycosyltransferase: MTRHLLVSYHTCPMEEPGEGLAGGMNVFLLGLLRGLSKRGVATDVLTRATGETVEVAELFPGIRVFHVPCGWEDPPSRESAFASLDLFVERSRILMRGERIEPRVVSAHYWMSGVAARRLSGAPMIFSYHTVEARKAPAPGAEREPPSAIRMAEEAALAREASRVVCFSEYDLAENRRIFPELSENGVVIPPGVDDRFRRLPPREVARSYLGLPREGMIFLLAARGGPGKNVSAAVAAFRGMRERRKEPAILLVAGQEGPEEGPGGDVFFLGPLPHAGMPMLFAAADAVVCPSLYESFGMVPLEALASGTPVVVPEGTYWGERIRSGGGGLVYPRKDPDGFAGALLALASSPELRARLSTEGGAVAAPFTWEKCTASWEALLSSVSTPRSRR; encoded by the coding sequence GTGACACGGCACCTCCTCGTTTCCTACCACACCTGCCCGATGGAGGAACCGGGGGAGGGACTCGCGGGCGGGATGAACGTCTTCCTGCTCGGGCTGCTCCGCGGGCTGTCGAAGCGCGGGGTCGCCACCGACGTGCTCACGCGCGCCACGGGGGAAACCGTCGAGGTCGCCGAGCTGTTCCCGGGGATCCGCGTATTTCACGTCCCGTGCGGCTGGGAGGATCCTCCGTCCCGCGAAAGCGCGTTCGCGTCCCTCGATCTCTTCGTCGAACGGAGCCGGATCCTGATGCGCGGGGAGCGGATCGAGCCGCGCGTCGTCTCCGCGCACTACTGGATGTCGGGCGTCGCCGCGCGCAGGCTGTCCGGCGCCCCGATGATCTTTTCCTACCACACGGTGGAGGCGCGCAAGGCGCCGGCGCCCGGGGCGGAACGGGAGCCGCCCTCCGCCATCCGCATGGCGGAGGAGGCGGCGCTTGCGCGGGAGGCGTCCCGGGTCGTCTGCTTCTCGGAATACGACCTCGCGGAGAACCGGCGGATCTTCCCGGAACTGTCGGAGAACGGAGTGGTGATCCCGCCGGGGGTGGACGACCGCTTCCGGCGCCTTCCCCCCCGCGAGGTCGCGCGATCGTACCTCGGCCTTCCCCGGGAAGGGATGATCTTCCTGCTCGCCGCCCGCGGGGGCCCCGGGAAGAACGTTTCCGCGGCCGTCGCCGCGTTCCGCGGGATGCGGGAGAGGCGGAAGGAGCCGGCGATCCTGCTGGTCGCAGGACAGGAAGGACCGGAAGAGGGTCCCGGGGGGGATGTCTTCTTCCTCGGCCCGCTTCCGCACGCCGGAATGCCGATGCTGTTCGCGGCGGCGGACGCCGTCGTCTGTCCATCGCTCTACGAATCGTTCGGGATGGTCCCGCTGGAGGCGCTCGCCTCCGGGACGCCGGTCGTCGTGCCCGAGGGGACGTACTGGGGGGAACGGATCCGTTCGGGGGGCGGGGGGCTGGTCTACCCGCGAAAGGATCCGGACGGGTTTGCCGGTGCGCTCCTTGCGCTCGCGTCGTCGCCGGAATTGCGGGCCCGGCTGTCGACGGAGGGGGGCGCCGTGGCGGCGCCGTTCACGTGGGAGAAGTGCACGGCGTCCTGGGAAGCCCTTCTCTCGTCCGTCTCCACGCCTCGAAGTCGGCGATGA